The Kluyveromyces lactis strain NRRL Y-1140 chromosome D complete sequence genome has a window encoding:
- a CDS encoding Zn(II)2Cys6 transcription factor (some similarities with uniprot|P21657 Saccharomyces cerevisiae YIR023W DAL81 Positive regulator of genes in multiple nitrogen degradation pathways), whose translation MMSEDKRNGKRKTPGEMIIEFGDGRGKKRARASGRTPTSCRSCAKSKKKCTRESDRGPCQLCENRGIECSFMQGEPDSLPTMMEHEWLAVFLNEDAPFYNLNTLNRTPQSPQQRYVRRSLNYSGSGGVYYGILGEYDPLLRDKFFQYDDNNECLFHEKFFRRIEQHGFSSIFAYKKSDVAELENFNLINLTHDLDSYLQKVGKLQVYIPALLTLYVKFILPDLPIFDGQAINSVFASSDDIGSERDYGEFSDPLLLLLLYRLTYRWFYYDTSIPMKGLDIMKGNDLQFIFGEEFFTVVWNQINRELIAPTLTTLKCMIIFYHIISFKNTGYRTPFEANFLSSIINTAYIMGLHIDCADWNIPKDEKNLRKRLWWVILLLETWNKLAYSLPTLTLNNGTLGEDGLSSVDCFSMFDDIDDFFPTSTVYSFYLFVNLTCTTCNLVKTLFQGEISMNDPKISHYDDLLNGWFNEYSTLPLDANVSYSSITLCYVVSKILILRLKFKLIADDLQYNKLCFDDSILLFNQAMEILQGSSASGVSCFWYNFSRSQFFYLRDLLLILMMIANDKAQSLKVFRLVRSFREWLANNARTLKIVLPALIRINITIASLGNQVKRLRDEPASKLYN comes from the coding sequence agTGAAGATAAGAGAAATGGCAAGAGAAAGACTCCTGGTGAGATGATTATAGAATTTGGAGATGGCAGGGGGAAGAAGAGGGCTCGAGCTAGTGGCAGAACGCCTACTTCGTGTAGATCATGTGccaaatcaaagaaaaaatgtACAAGAGAATCGGATAGAGGACCATGCCAATTGTGTGAGAATCGAGGCATTGAATGCAGTTTTATGCAGGGTGAGCCAGACTCTTTGCCCACTATGATGGAACATGAATGGCTCGCGGTGTTTTTGAATGAGGATGCGCCTTTTTACAATTTGAACACTTTAAATCGGACGCCGCAAAGCCCCCAGCAGAGGTATGTCCGTCGATCTTTAAATTATTCCGGTTCTGGTGGGGTCTACTATGGGATTCTGGGTGAATACGACCCGCTGCTTCGAGataaattcttccaatacGATGATAACAACGAGTGTTTGTTCCATGAGAAATTTTTCAGACGTATTGAACAACATGGGTTTTCATCGATCTTTGCTTATAAGAAATCTGACGTTGCAGAGCTTgagaatttcaatttgatcaaCTTGACTCATGACCTTGATTCATACCTGCAGAAAGTTGGAAAGCTTCAGGTGTATATTCCTGCGTTGCTTACTCTTTATGTGAAGTTTATCTTGCCAGATTTACCGATCTTTGATGGTCAAGCCATCAATTCTGTGTTTGCCTCATCAGATGACATCGGATCAGAGCGTGATTACGGTGAGTTTTCAGACCCATTGCTGTTACTGTTGTTATACCGCTTGACTTATAGATGGTTTTACTACGATACATCGATACCGATGAAGGGTTTGGATATTATGAAGGGGAACGACTTACAATTCATTTTCGGAGAAGAATTCTTTACAGTCGTCtggaatcaaatcaataGGGAATTGATTGCCCCAACTCTAACAACACTTAAATGCATGATTATTTTCTACCATATTATAAGTTTCAAGAACACAGGCTATCGTACCCCTTTTGAGGCTAATTTCCTCAGCTCTATAATCAATACAGCGTACATTATGGGACTTCATATTGATTGTGCGGATTGGAATATACccaaagatgaaaagaaccTTCGTAAAAGGTTATGGTGGGTTATCTTACTATTGGAAACCTGGAATAAACTCGCATATTCGTTGCCAACATTAACTCTGAACAACGGCACTCTAGGTGAGGACGGACTTTCTTCAGTGGACTGTTTTAGCATGTTCGATGACattgatgattttttcCCAACTTCCACCGTGTACTCCTTTTATTTATTCGTGAACTTGACATGTACTACTTGCAACCTGGTGAAAACTCTTTTCCAAGGCGAAATATCTATGAATGATCCTAAGATTTCCCATTACGATGATTTGTTGAATGGATGGTTTAACGAATATTCTACATTGCCGTTAGACGCAAATGTATCTTATAGTAGCATTACGCTTTGCTATGTCGTTTCCAAGATTCTTATATTGAGGTTAAAATTCAAACTGATAGCCGATGACTTGCAATATAACAAGCTTTGTTTCGATGATTCCATATTACTGTTCAACCAAGCGATGGAAATTTTACAAGGCAGTTCTGCGTCAGGTGTAAGTTGCTTCTGGTACAACTTTTCGAGGTCACAGTTCTTCTATCTGAGAGATCTTTTACTTATCTTAATGATGATTGCAAATGATAAAGCTCAATCGTTGAAGGTCTTCAGGCTTGTGAGAAGTTTCAGAGAATGGCTAGCAAATAATGCTAGAACGTTAAAGATTGTATTACCGGCTTTGATTAGGATTAATATAACAATAGCTAGTCTTGGAAACCAAGTTAAAAGGCTTAGAGATGAGCCAGCATCAAAACTATATAATTAA